One segment of Anguilla anguilla isolate fAngAng1 chromosome 1, fAngAng1.pri, whole genome shotgun sequence DNA contains the following:
- the dlst gene encoding dihydrolipoyllysine-residue succinyltransferase component of 2-oxoglutarate dehydrogenase complex, mitochondrial → MLSHSRCFTRTLGRSLSALTQGNNVLGRRAVSGLSACVHVAYKNSHPNCNARSSVFQIRYFRTSSVCRDEVVTVNTPAFAESVTEGDVRWEKAVGDTVAEDEVVCEIETDKTSVQVPSPAAGVIEALLVPDGGKVEGGTPLFKLRKGAGAAKAADAPPPEAPKAEAPAEAAAPPPPPPPPAAAGPIPTSLPPVPPVPGQAADAKPVSAVKPTAAPAAPAAHTDAAAKGARSEHRVKMNRMRLRIAQRLKEAQSTCAMLTTFNEVDMSNIQEMRKLHKDAFVKKHGIKLGFMSAFVKAAAHALTEQPSVNAVIDDTTKEIVYRDYVDISVAVATPKGLVVPVIRGVENMNFADIEKTINELGEKARKNELAVEDMDGGTFTISNGGVFGSMFGTPIINPPQSAILGMHGIFDRPVAIGGKVEIRPMMYVALTYDHRLIDGREAVTFLRKIKAAVEDPRVLLLDM, encoded by the exons ATGCTGTCCCACTCCCGGTGTTTCACCCGGACTCTTGGGCGCTCGCTCTCTGCTCTCACCCAG GGTAACAACGTGTTGGGGCGAAGGGCCGTATCAG GTCTTTCTGCCTGCGTTCATGTTGCTTACAAGAACAGCCATCC AAACTGCAACGCCAGGTCCAGTGTCTTCCAAATCAGATACTTCAGGACCTCTTCAGTCTGCA GGGATGAAGTTGTCACAGTGAACACGCCAGCGTTCGCCGAGTCCGTCACAGAGGGGGACGTGAGGTGGGAGAAAG CTGTTGGGGACACGGTCGCTGAGGATGAGGTGGTATGCGAAATTGAGACCGATAAG ACCTCTGTACAAGTGCCCTCGCCTGCCGCCGGCGTGATCGAGGCCCTCCTGGTACCGGACGGAGGGAAGGTGGAGGGGGGAACCCCCCTCTTCAAACTCCGGAAAGGAG CTGGTGCTGCCAAAGCTGCTGATGCTCCGCCCCCTGAAGCTCCCAAAGCGGAGGCCCCTGCAGAGGCAGCAGCCCCCCCGccacctccgcccccgcccgctGCCGCGGGTCCCATCCCCACCAGCTTGCCCCCCGTGCCACCTGTCCCGGGACAAGCCGCGGACGCCAAACCCG TCTCTGCAGTCAAGCCCACCGCAGCCCCAGCTGCCCCGGCTGCCCACACTGATGCGGCAGCCAAAGGGGCCAGGTCAGAGCACAGG GTGAAGATGAACCGTATGAGACTGAGAATCGCTCAGAGGCTGAAGGAGGCGCAGAGTACCTGCGCCATGCTAACCACTTTCAATGAGGTTGACATGAG CAACATCCAGGAAATGAGAAAGCTGCACAAGGACGCTTTCGTGAAGAAGCACGGCATCAAACTGGGCTTCATGTCTGCTTTTGTCAAAGCCGCAGCCCACGCTCTGACTGAGCAGCCCTCTGTGAACGCTG TCATTGATGACACAACCAAAGAGATTGTATACAGGGATTACGTTGACATTAGCGTGGCCGTGGCGACGCCAAAG GGACTTGTGGTGCCGGTGATCAGAGGTGTGGAGAACATGAACTTTGCTGACATTGAGAAAACCATCAACGAGCTTGGAGAAAAG GCTCGTAAAAATGAGCTGGCAGTGGAGGACATGGACGGCGGGACCTTCACCATCAGCAACGGCGGGGTGTTCGGGTCCATGTTCGGGACGCCCATCATCAACCCCCCTCAGTCCGCCATCTTGGGCATGCACGGGATCTTCGACAGGCCGGTGGCCATCGGCGGCAAG GTGGAGATCCGGCCGATGATGTACGTGGCCCTGACGTACGACCACCGCCTGATCGACGGCAGAGAGGCGGTGACCTTCCTGCGCAAGATCAAGGCTGCCGTGGAGGACCCACGAGTGCTGCTCCTGGACATGTGA
- the rps6kl1 gene encoding ribosomal protein S6 kinase-like 1 isoform X3 produces the protein MCKVIGVIDKVLTVQNLITKETFVVKSLPKSSWESRDQPTIIPQGVPFMVKLLRYYVSEDTVYLHLEHVQGGRLFSKLHKSRNDKVKEHPECCSPNHRKIRLKTSYTAPTISLDYQQSHRGSRAAVPPPEDGEGRQDHAESPETDSPASWDEAQRRLESCRTHAYCEETGCLYSARAGPQHLGSEPAGDLGQLGSDNPPSADAPLSTNTLSETQENPHHQPQCCYTRDGHRTPNHARAASAQEVKEAESNLDSDVERKWNNAAPPRDCGGFNTELSTNPCSGIVGVNRVPQMTQSLAANAGVEKDLSQVISLHSGKSCTAPATLHLPFSNQIRDIGVEAENATEGIDCSMNENMDSTTGLVLTMHKIRKGGGLAGRQTDEKTKGNLDAMVTAERSPSVTALTLCASHAESVTGTPSGNSQSLAVPLCRPMELQQGTPAGMSPDATGAGVLKAHATRNRRSEEEVWEVQSPSGKQKGVPRQDPLTAATVPASLQCESIEVNGWCLLSRFPSRKPTDRARLGCWGLPEGQVRLWGAQILLSLESLHQQGILCRDLNPKNILLDSNGKACLTYFGQWTEVQNEISTKAMEQMYCAPEVGGVSELTEACDWWSLGALLYELLTGMPLWQCHPAGVLPHTQLLIPDDLSTASASLLTELLQFDAGYRLGSGGGGVIDIKCHPFFSPVPWHALNN, from the exons ATGTGTAAAGTCATTGGGGTCATTGATAAG GTTCTCACAGTCCAAAACCTGATTACCAAGGAGACATTTGTTGTCAAA AGCTTGCCCAAGTCGAGCTGGGAGAGCCGGGACCAGCCCACCATCATTCCCCAGGGAGTGCCCTTCATGGTGAAGCTCCTGAGGTACTATGTGAGTGAGGATACAGTGTACCTGCATCTGGAGCACGTTCAAG gagGACGGCTCTTCTCCAAACTACACAAGTCTAGAAATGACAAGGTGAAAGAGCACCCTGAATGCTGCAGCCCCAACCACAGGAAGATCCGTCTGAAGACCAGCTACACCGCTCCCACCATCAGTCTGGACTACCAGCAGAGCCACAGGGGCAGCAGGGCCGCGGTACCACCGCCGGAGGACGGAGAGGGGCGGCAGGACCACGCGGAGAGCCCAGAAACCGACTCCCCGGCATCCTGGGACGAGGCTCAGCGTCGCCTGGAGAGCTGCCGGACGCACGCGTACTGTGAGGAGACGGGCTGCCTGTACAGCGCCAGGGCCGGACCCCAGCACCTCGGATCGGAGCCAGCCGGGGACCTCGGACAGCTGGGCTCAGACAACCCACCCTCCGCGGATGCACCACTCAGCACTAACACTCTTTCTGAAACTCAGGAAAACCCACATCATCAACCTCAATGCTGCTACACTAGAGACGGCCATAGGACTCCAAACCATGCGAGGGCTGCCTCGGCACAGGAAGTCAAGGAAGCCGAGTCCAACTTGGATTCTGACGTTGAGCGGAAGTGGAACAACGCTGCTCCACCTCGGGACTGTGGGGGTTTCAACACTGAGTTATCCACTAATCCATGCTCTGGCATAGTGGGAGTCAACAGAGTACCTCAAATGACTCAGTCCTTAGCAGCCAACGCAGGTGTGGAGAAGGACTTGAGTCAAGTCATTAGCTTACATTCGGGGAAGAGCTGCACTGCTCCCGCAACACTGCACTTACCTTTCAGCAACCAAATCCGGGATATTGGTGTGGAGGCAGAAAACGCCACTGAGGGAATTGACTGCAGCATGAATGAAAACATGGACAGTACAACAGGCCTGGTTCTCACCATGCACAAAATCCgaaagggaggggggttggcGGGAAGGCAAACCGATGAGAAGACAAAGGGCAATTTAGACGCCATGGTGACAGCCGAAAGGTCACCGTCTGTAACAGCTCTCACGCTCTGCGCTAGTCATGCAGAGAGTGTGACGGGGACACCTTCAGGGAACTCTCAGTCACTCGCCGTCCCTCTTTGCCGCCCCATGGAACTCCAGCAGGGGACCCCTGCAGGCATGTCCCCGGATGCCACGGGGGCAGGGGTCCTCAAGGCACATGCTACCAGGAACAGAAGGTCTgaggaggaggtgtgggaggTGCAGAGCCCCTCGGGCAAGCAGAAAGGGGTGCCTCGGCAGGATCCGCTCACAGCCGCCACGGTGCCCGCTTCCCTCCAGTGTGAGTCCATCGAGGTGAACGGCTGGTGCCTCCTGTCTCGGTTTCCATCCAGGAAGCCCACAGACAGGGCCAGGCTGGGCTGCTGGGGGCTCCCCGAAGGACAGGTGCGACTGTGGGGCGCCCAGATACTGCTGAGCCTGGAGAGCCTGCACCAGCAGGGCATTTTGTGTCGGGACCTCAACCCTAAGAACATCCTGCTAGACAGCAACG GAAAGGCCTGTCTGACATATTTTGGTCAGTGGACTGAAGTGCAGAATGAGATCAGTACCAAAGCCATGGAGCAAATGTACTGTGCCCCAG AAGTGGGAGGTGTGTCAGAACTCACTGAagcttgtgattggtggagtCTGGGAGCACTGCTGTATGAACTCCTGACTGGAATG CCCCTCTGGCAGTGCCATCCTGCAGGAGTCCTCCCTCACACCCAACTCCTCATTCCAGATGACCTCAGCACTGCATCAGCCTCCCTACTCACTGAG CTTCTGCAGTTTGATGCTGGCTACCGCTTGGGTTCCGGGGGAGGTGGTGTGATCGACATTAAGTGTCACCCCTTCTTTAGTCCTGTCCCTTGGCATGCGCTCAACAACTAG
- the rps6kl1 gene encoding ribosomal protein S6 kinase-like 1 isoform X2, giving the protein MAKRDYLVDAAKQIRMALDREVSEDYEAAFNYYKNGVDLLLNGVQDPNKERREAVKRKTTQYLKRAEEIFNSHLQGTLGSGTSLSEGYSSLRFRPIRNLSSPVEDLKMCKVIGVIDKVLTVQNLITKETFVVKSLPKSSWESRDQPTIIPQGVPFMVKLLRYYVSEDTVYLHLEHVQGGRLFSKLHKSRNDKVKEHPECCSPNHRKIRLKTSYTAPTISLDYQQSHRGSRAAVPPPEDGEGRQDHAESPETDSPASWDEAQRRLESCRTHAYCEETGCLYSARAGPQHLGSEPAGDLGQLGSDNPPSADAPLSTNTLSETQENPHHQPQCCYTRDGHRTPNHARAASAQEVKEAESNLDSDVERKWNNAAPPRDCGGFNTELSTNPCSGIVGVNRVPQMTQSLAANAGVEKDLSQVISLHSGKSCTAPATLHLPFSNQIRDIGVEAENATEGIDCSMNENMDSTTGLVLTMHKIRKGGGLAGRQTDEKTKGNLDAMVTAERSPSVTALTLCASHAESVTGTPSGNSQSLAVPLCRPMELQQGTPAGMSPDATGAGVLKAHATRNRRSEEEVWEVQSPSGKQKGVPRQDPLTAATVPASLQCESIEVNGWCLLSRFPSRKPTDRARLGCWGLPEGQVRLWGAQILLSLESLHQQGILCRDLNPKNILLDSNGKACLTYFGQWTEVQNEISTKAMEQMYCAPEVGGVSELTEACDWWSLGALLYELLTGMPLWQCHPAGVLPHTQLLIPDDLSTASASLLTELLQFDAGYRLGSGGGGVIDIKCHPFFSPVPWHALNN; this is encoded by the exons ATGGCCAAAAGAGATTACCTGGTAGATGCAGCCAAGCAGATCCGCATGGCACTGGACCGGGAAGTGAGTGAGGACTACGAGGCAGCGTTCAACTACTACAAGAATGGGGTGGATCTGCTCCTGAATGGGGTACAAG ATCCAAACAAGGAACGACGAGAAGCAGTGAAGCGGAAGACCACCCAATATCtgaagagagcagaggagaTCTTCAACTCTCACCTGCAGGGCACTCTGGGAAGTGGAACTTCTCTATCAGAG GGTTACAGCAGCCTGAGATTTCGGCCAATTAGAAACCTCAGCTCACCAGTGGAGGATCTCAAGATGTGTAAAGTCATTGGGGTCATTGATAAG GTTCTCACAGTCCAAAACCTGATTACCAAGGAGACATTTGTTGTCAAA AGCTTGCCCAAGTCGAGCTGGGAGAGCCGGGACCAGCCCACCATCATTCCCCAGGGAGTGCCCTTCATGGTGAAGCTCCTGAGGTACTATGTGAGTGAGGATACAGTGTACCTGCATCTGGAGCACGTTCAAG gagGACGGCTCTTCTCCAAACTACACAAGTCTAGAAATGACAAGGTGAAAGAGCACCCTGAATGCTGCAGCCCCAACCACAGGAAGATCCGTCTGAAGACCAGCTACACCGCTCCCACCATCAGTCTGGACTACCAGCAGAGCCACAGGGGCAGCAGGGCCGCGGTACCACCGCCGGAGGACGGAGAGGGGCGGCAGGACCACGCGGAGAGCCCAGAAACCGACTCCCCGGCATCCTGGGACGAGGCTCAGCGTCGCCTGGAGAGCTGCCGGACGCACGCGTACTGTGAGGAGACGGGCTGCCTGTACAGCGCCAGGGCCGGACCCCAGCACCTCGGATCGGAGCCAGCCGGGGACCTCGGACAGCTGGGCTCAGACAACCCACCCTCCGCGGATGCACCACTCAGCACTAACACTCTTTCTGAAACTCAGGAAAACCCACATCATCAACCTCAATGCTGCTACACTAGAGACGGCCATAGGACTCCAAACCATGCGAGGGCTGCCTCGGCACAGGAAGTCAAGGAAGCCGAGTCCAACTTGGATTCTGACGTTGAGCGGAAGTGGAACAACGCTGCTCCACCTCGGGACTGTGGGGGTTTCAACACTGAGTTATCCACTAATCCATGCTCTGGCATAGTGGGAGTCAACAGAGTACCTCAAATGACTCAGTCCTTAGCAGCCAACGCAGGTGTGGAGAAGGACTTGAGTCAAGTCATTAGCTTACATTCGGGGAAGAGCTGCACTGCTCCCGCAACACTGCACTTACCTTTCAGCAACCAAATCCGGGATATTGGTGTGGAGGCAGAAAACGCCACTGAGGGAATTGACTGCAGCATGAATGAAAACATGGACAGTACAACAGGCCTGGTTCTCACCATGCACAAAATCCgaaagggaggggggttggcGGGAAGGCAAACCGATGAGAAGACAAAGGGCAATTTAGACGCCATGGTGACAGCCGAAAGGTCACCGTCTGTAACAGCTCTCACGCTCTGCGCTAGTCATGCAGAGAGTGTGACGGGGACACCTTCAGGGAACTCTCAGTCACTCGCCGTCCCTCTTTGCCGCCCCATGGAACTCCAGCAGGGGACCCCTGCAGGCATGTCCCCGGATGCCACGGGGGCAGGGGTCCTCAAGGCACATGCTACCAGGAACAGAAGGTCTgaggaggaggtgtgggaggTGCAGAGCCCCTCGGGCAAGCAGAAAGGGGTGCCTCGGCAGGATCCGCTCACAGCCGCCACGGTGCCCGCTTCCCTCCAGTGTGAGTCCATCGAGGTGAACGGCTGGTGCCTCCTGTCTCGGTTTCCATCCAGGAAGCCCACAGACAGGGCCAGGCTGGGCTGCTGGGGGCTCCCCGAAGGACAGGTGCGACTGTGGGGCGCCCAGATACTGCTGAGCCTGGAGAGCCTGCACCAGCAGGGCATTTTGTGTCGGGACCTCAACCCTAAGAACATCCTGCTAGACAGCAACG GAAAGGCCTGTCTGACATATTTTGGTCAGTGGACTGAAGTGCAGAATGAGATCAGTACCAAAGCCATGGAGCAAATGTACTGTGCCCCAG AAGTGGGAGGTGTGTCAGAACTCACTGAagcttgtgattggtggagtCTGGGAGCACTGCTGTATGAACTCCTGACTGGAATG CCCCTCTGGCAGTGCCATCCTGCAGGAGTCCTCCCTCACACCCAACTCCTCATTCCAGATGACCTCAGCACTGCATCAGCCTCCCTACTCACTGAG CTTCTGCAGTTTGATGCTGGCTACCGCTTGGGTTCCGGGGGAGGTGGTGTGATCGACATTAAGTGTCACCCCTTCTTTAGTCCTGTCCCTTGGCATGCGCTCAACAACTAG
- the rps6kl1 gene encoding ribosomal protein S6 kinase-like 1 isoform X1, which translates to MAKRDYLVDAAKQIRMALDREVSEDYEAAFNYYKNGVDLLLNGVQVDPNKERREAVKRKTTQYLKRAEEIFNSHLQGTLGSGTSLSEGYSSLRFRPIRNLSSPVEDLKMCKVIGVIDKVLTVQNLITKETFVVKSLPKSSWESRDQPTIIPQGVPFMVKLLRYYVSEDTVYLHLEHVQGGRLFSKLHKSRNDKVKEHPECCSPNHRKIRLKTSYTAPTISLDYQQSHRGSRAAVPPPEDGEGRQDHAESPETDSPASWDEAQRRLESCRTHAYCEETGCLYSARAGPQHLGSEPAGDLGQLGSDNPPSADAPLSTNTLSETQENPHHQPQCCYTRDGHRTPNHARAASAQEVKEAESNLDSDVERKWNNAAPPRDCGGFNTELSTNPCSGIVGVNRVPQMTQSLAANAGVEKDLSQVISLHSGKSCTAPATLHLPFSNQIRDIGVEAENATEGIDCSMNENMDSTTGLVLTMHKIRKGGGLAGRQTDEKTKGNLDAMVTAERSPSVTALTLCASHAESVTGTPSGNSQSLAVPLCRPMELQQGTPAGMSPDATGAGVLKAHATRNRRSEEEVWEVQSPSGKQKGVPRQDPLTAATVPASLQCESIEVNGWCLLSRFPSRKPTDRARLGCWGLPEGQVRLWGAQILLSLESLHQQGILCRDLNPKNILLDSNGKACLTYFGQWTEVQNEISTKAMEQMYCAPEVGGVSELTEACDWWSLGALLYELLTGMPLWQCHPAGVLPHTQLLIPDDLSTASASLLTELLQFDAGYRLGSGGGGVIDIKCHPFFSPVPWHALNN; encoded by the exons ATGGCCAAAAGAGATTACCTGGTAGATGCAGCCAAGCAGATCCGCATGGCACTGGACCGGGAAGTGAGTGAGGACTACGAGGCAGCGTTCAACTACTACAAGAATGGGGTGGATCTGCTCCTGAATGGGGTACAAG TAGATCCAAACAAGGAACGACGAGAAGCAGTGAAGCGGAAGACCACCCAATATCtgaagagagcagaggagaTCTTCAACTCTCACCTGCAGGGCACTCTGGGAAGTGGAACTTCTCTATCAGAG GGTTACAGCAGCCTGAGATTTCGGCCAATTAGAAACCTCAGCTCACCAGTGGAGGATCTCAAGATGTGTAAAGTCATTGGGGTCATTGATAAG GTTCTCACAGTCCAAAACCTGATTACCAAGGAGACATTTGTTGTCAAA AGCTTGCCCAAGTCGAGCTGGGAGAGCCGGGACCAGCCCACCATCATTCCCCAGGGAGTGCCCTTCATGGTGAAGCTCCTGAGGTACTATGTGAGTGAGGATACAGTGTACCTGCATCTGGAGCACGTTCAAG gagGACGGCTCTTCTCCAAACTACACAAGTCTAGAAATGACAAGGTGAAAGAGCACCCTGAATGCTGCAGCCCCAACCACAGGAAGATCCGTCTGAAGACCAGCTACACCGCTCCCACCATCAGTCTGGACTACCAGCAGAGCCACAGGGGCAGCAGGGCCGCGGTACCACCGCCGGAGGACGGAGAGGGGCGGCAGGACCACGCGGAGAGCCCAGAAACCGACTCCCCGGCATCCTGGGACGAGGCTCAGCGTCGCCTGGAGAGCTGCCGGACGCACGCGTACTGTGAGGAGACGGGCTGCCTGTACAGCGCCAGGGCCGGACCCCAGCACCTCGGATCGGAGCCAGCCGGGGACCTCGGACAGCTGGGCTCAGACAACCCACCCTCCGCGGATGCACCACTCAGCACTAACACTCTTTCTGAAACTCAGGAAAACCCACATCATCAACCTCAATGCTGCTACACTAGAGACGGCCATAGGACTCCAAACCATGCGAGGGCTGCCTCGGCACAGGAAGTCAAGGAAGCCGAGTCCAACTTGGATTCTGACGTTGAGCGGAAGTGGAACAACGCTGCTCCACCTCGGGACTGTGGGGGTTTCAACACTGAGTTATCCACTAATCCATGCTCTGGCATAGTGGGAGTCAACAGAGTACCTCAAATGACTCAGTCCTTAGCAGCCAACGCAGGTGTGGAGAAGGACTTGAGTCAAGTCATTAGCTTACATTCGGGGAAGAGCTGCACTGCTCCCGCAACACTGCACTTACCTTTCAGCAACCAAATCCGGGATATTGGTGTGGAGGCAGAAAACGCCACTGAGGGAATTGACTGCAGCATGAATGAAAACATGGACAGTACAACAGGCCTGGTTCTCACCATGCACAAAATCCgaaagggaggggggttggcGGGAAGGCAAACCGATGAGAAGACAAAGGGCAATTTAGACGCCATGGTGACAGCCGAAAGGTCACCGTCTGTAACAGCTCTCACGCTCTGCGCTAGTCATGCAGAGAGTGTGACGGGGACACCTTCAGGGAACTCTCAGTCACTCGCCGTCCCTCTTTGCCGCCCCATGGAACTCCAGCAGGGGACCCCTGCAGGCATGTCCCCGGATGCCACGGGGGCAGGGGTCCTCAAGGCACATGCTACCAGGAACAGAAGGTCTgaggaggaggtgtgggaggTGCAGAGCCCCTCGGGCAAGCAGAAAGGGGTGCCTCGGCAGGATCCGCTCACAGCCGCCACGGTGCCCGCTTCCCTCCAGTGTGAGTCCATCGAGGTGAACGGCTGGTGCCTCCTGTCTCGGTTTCCATCCAGGAAGCCCACAGACAGGGCCAGGCTGGGCTGCTGGGGGCTCCCCGAAGGACAGGTGCGACTGTGGGGCGCCCAGATACTGCTGAGCCTGGAGAGCCTGCACCAGCAGGGCATTTTGTGTCGGGACCTCAACCCTAAGAACATCCTGCTAGACAGCAACG GAAAGGCCTGTCTGACATATTTTGGTCAGTGGACTGAAGTGCAGAATGAGATCAGTACCAAAGCCATGGAGCAAATGTACTGTGCCCCAG AAGTGGGAGGTGTGTCAGAACTCACTGAagcttgtgattggtggagtCTGGGAGCACTGCTGTATGAACTCCTGACTGGAATG CCCCTCTGGCAGTGCCATCCTGCAGGAGTCCTCCCTCACACCCAACTCCTCATTCCAGATGACCTCAGCACTGCATCAGCCTCCCTACTCACTGAG CTTCTGCAGTTTGATGCTGGCTACCGCTTGGGTTCCGGGGGAGGTGGTGTGATCGACATTAAGTGTCACCCCTTCTTTAGTCCTGTCCCTTGGCATGCGCTCAACAACTAG